The DNA sequence TCCCCCACCTCCAACCACAGCCCCGAAAGGTTCCGACTCAGCTGTCAAGGTGATATCAACTAGACTATCAGGTACAGTTTCATTGATATGCACATCCCCCCTGACGCCCTCACCTTCGCCCCTCCGAAGAGACGCGCCCGCCCTTTGCCTGTCATCCTCGGCGAGGCCCTGCGCGAGGCCCGCCTCCGCGCGGGCTTGCAGCAGACAGAGGTAGCGACGCTCATCAACATCTCCCGCAATGCCTACAGCCGGCTCGAGCGGGGACTGATGCTTCCCAGCGTCCCGACGCTATACCGCCTGTGCACCGCCGTCTGCACCACCCCCAACGAGCTGCTGGGCTTCTCCTACTCGCTGCCGCCGGGCACGAGCGCCATCGCCAAGGACGCCCTGCGACGCCGCGTGCGCCAGCTGAACGGGCGCCAGGCCCTTGCCCTCATTCAGCTCCTGTCGGGTGAGCGCTGATGGATTGTACTCCCTCGACAACGCGCAACTCAGGTATACTCCCTTGTACCTATGAACCAACAGCTGGCAGCGCACCTTGGAAGCATCGCCCGCCTCGCTCGGGAGCAGATGAGTCTGACGCAGGTCCAAGTCGCGGAGCGCGTGGGGCTGGCCTCTGCCGTCTACAGCCGGATTGAGCGCGGGCAGATGATTCCCAGCGTCGAGACGCTG is a window from the Myxococcus xanthus genome containing:
- a CDS encoding helix-turn-helix transcriptional regulator, producing MPVILGEALREARLRAGLQQTEVATLINISRNAYSRLERGLMLPSVPTLYRLCTAVCTTPNELLGFSYSLPPGTSAIAKDALRRRVRQLNGRQALALIQLLSGER